In Methanobacterium paludis, the following proteins share a genomic window:
- the sfsA gene encoding DNA/RNA nuclease SfsA: protein MIVSNIIEGNFVERPNRFTVVFKTNEGLNNGQMLEKAHLRDPGRLKELLLPDVALLLRPALNPDHRKTKYDVVAVKKDDFWVLINSGFHSDIAQDLIESGRIGEFSNYSVERREYTYGKSRIDFLLSDDNNGRMLVEVKGCTLVEDRLARFPDAPTTRGKKHVEELTRAVGEGLKSAVLFLVLSEDACRFTPNRVTDPEFSQALEIAHERGVSVVPYSFKNIYTGDKLEIKPFKRIKLEL, encoded by the coding sequence ATGATAGTATCCAATATAATTGAAGGAAACTTCGTTGAAAGGCCCAACAGATTCACAGTTGTGTTTAAAACAAACGAAGGATTGAATAATGGCCAGATGTTGGAAAAGGCGCATCTCAGGGATCCAGGAAGGCTTAAAGAACTCCTGCTTCCAGATGTGGCACTGCTTTTAAGGCCGGCACTCAATCCAGACCACAGAAAAACCAAGTACGATGTTGTTGCAGTCAAGAAAGATGATTTCTGGGTCCTTATAAATTCAGGATTTCACAGTGACATAGCTCAGGATCTGATTGAATCAGGCAGAATTGGAGAGTTTTCAAATTACTCTGTTGAAAGACGTGAATACACCTACGGTAAAAGTCGTATAGACTTTCTGCTATCAGACGATAACAATGGAAGAATGCTTGTTGAGGTTAAGGGCTGTACCCTTGTTGAAGATAGACTTGCAAGGTTTCCAGACGCTCCAACAACAAGGGGAAAAAAGCACGTTGAGGAGTTGACACGGGCGGTGGGTGAGGGTTTGAAAAGCGCGGTTTTATTTCTTGTGCTTTCAGAAGATGCCTGCAGATTCACTCCAAACAGGGTCACAGACCCGGAATTTTCACAGGCACTGGAGATTGCACATGAAAGAGGAGTTTCAGTGGTACCATATTCATTTAAAAATATTTACACTGGAGATAAATTGGAAATAAAGCCATTTAAAAGGATTAAATTGGAGTTATAA
- the hisH gene encoding imidazole glycerol phosphate synthase subunit HisH, which produces MITIIDYGSGNLKSIKNGFSKIGVETVVSHDLYEMKNADALVLPGVGAFGNAMEKLKDYEEVIKTHINCGKPFLGVCLGLQVLFTESEESPGLKGLEIFEGEVLHFPESVTAQGMKIPHMGWNKLKIQNECPIIEGVGPEYMYFVHSYYVKPTDESIIAATVDYGVDVPAVVCRENVFATQFHPEKSGEIGLKILKNFVDMVP; this is translated from the coding sequence ATGATAACCATAATTGATTACGGCTCAGGAAACCTGAAGAGTATTAAAAACGGGTTTTCAAAGATAGGTGTGGAAACTGTAGTATCTCACGACCTCTATGAAATGAAAAATGCTGATGCTTTAGTCTTACCTGGAGTTGGAGCGTTTGGAAATGCCATGGAAAAACTCAAAGATTATGAAGAAGTTATAAAAACCCATATAAATTGTGGAAAGCCGTTTCTTGGAGTTTGTCTTGGGTTGCAGGTTCTTTTCACAGAGAGTGAAGAGAGTCCGGGCTTAAAAGGCCTTGAGATATTTGAGGGAGAAGTTCTGCACTTTCCAGAGTCAGTTACAGCCCAAGGAATGAAAATACCCCACATGGGGTGGAATAAACTTAAAATTCAGAACGAATGTCCTATAATTGAAGGTGTAGGCCCGGAATACATGTACTTCGTGCACTCATACTATGTGAAGCCCACAGACGAGAGCATAATAGCTGCAACTGTTGATTATGGAGTTGATGTTCCTGCAGTTGTTTGCCGGGAAAACGTGTTTGCAACCCAATTCCACCCTGAAAAGAGTGGTGAAATAGGTCTCAAGATTCTCAAAAATTTCGTTGATATGGTTCCATAA
- a CDS encoding sugar phosphate nucleotidyltransferase: MTETVGMILCGGFGKRLRPLTETVPKPLVEIRDDYTILDKQLFDFKNAGVDKVLLLTGFLSDKIRERYDEEYKGVKIEYIQEEKPLGTLNAIKLGIEHLKDGEQCIIRNGDVVADLNIKKMIEQGEKSDYPLQLFVTKMVSPYGIVEINGDRLVSFKEKPILDYYINGGVYFSNGKIDFGDFEVGDIEKTVFPMLAKENQLGYYKENGLFWMAIDTSKELEQIRKEYQNREDKPWGYEKILINTEKYLTKELFIREGYQTSFHYHSQKDETMYIVSGTGYIEFEDRKDYFGKNDTIRIEPGETHSIVAMENTVLHEISTPHLNDTIRVKDYYSAR, encoded by the coding sequence ATGACAGAAACAGTTGGAATGATACTCTGCGGAGGCTTTGGAAAGAGGTTAAGACCCCTAACAGAAACAGTTCCCAAACCCCTCGTTGAAATTAGGGACGATTACACCATCCTGGACAAACAGCTCTTTGACTTTAAAAATGCAGGAGTGGACAAAGTACTCCTTTTAACAGGTTTTCTAAGTGATAAAATAAGGGAAAGATATGATGAAGAATACAAAGGAGTTAAAATAGAGTACATCCAGGAAGAAAAGCCCCTTGGAACTCTAAACGCCATAAAACTTGGTATAGAACATCTTAAAGATGGCGAACAATGCATCATAAGAAACGGTGACGTTGTTGCCGATCTAAACATTAAAAAGATGATAGAACAGGGCGAAAAATCTGACTATCCCCTACAACTTTTTGTGACCAAGATGGTTTCACCCTATGGAATAGTTGAAATAAACGGAGACAGATTAGTATCCTTCAAAGAAAAACCAATTCTCGATTACTACATAAACGGTGGAGTTTACTTCTCCAACGGTAAAATAGACTTTGGGGACTTTGAAGTTGGGGACATAGAAAAAACAGTGTTTCCAATGCTTGCCAAAGAGAACCAACTGGGTTACTACAAGGAAAATGGGCTTTTCTGGATGGCAATAGACACATCCAAGGAGCTTGAACAGATAAGGAAAGAGTACCAGAACCGTGAAGACAAACCATGGGGCTACGAGAAGATCCTTATAAACACAGAGAAGTACCTCACCAAGGAGCTCTTCATACGTGAAGGGTACCAGACCTCGTTCCACTATCACTCCCAAAAGGACGAAACAATGTACATAGTAAGTGGAACCGGCTACATTGAATTTGAGGATCGTAAAGACTACTTTGGAAAGAACGACACAATAAGGATAGAGCCTGGAGAAACCCATTCCATAGTTGCAATGGAGAACACAGTGCTCCACGAGATCTCAACACCACATCTCAACGACACAATAAGGGTTAAAGATTACTACAGTGCAAGGTAA
- the tfrA gene encoding fumarate reductase (CoM/CoB) subunit TfrA, with translation MASEIIECDVLVIGSGGAGCRAAIEAHKHDLDVIIVSKGLSFRSGCTILAEGGYNAAFGYVDTEDSFEAHIHDTLKGGAYLNDSKLVKILVEQAPERLMELESYGALFDRQESGKLNQRPFGGQTYRRTCFQGDRTGHEMMMALKEEVIRQKIETVDEVMVTSLIMNEVGDAVIGACGVSLRNSDFMVFRAKSTVITTGGAGWLYPVTSNAVQKTGDGYALAYNAGADLIDMEQVQFHPTGMLYPESRKGVLVTEAVRGEGGRLINSEGERFMKNYDPRGELATRDIVARAIYNEIREGRGTENGGVYLDVTHLPAELIEEKLETMLLQFQDVGVDIRKEPMEVAPTAHHFMGGSRINPLCETKVKNLYAAGEAAGGVHGANRLGGNALAETQVFGKIAGESAAKNALKTEFSSNNGFVNAEEERIHSLFKDGDYYPHEIKKELRETMWNNVAIIRNETDLKVAMGKLMEIKEKIANMKVPEGTGFNKNLQDALEIENMLIVAALTTESALMRRESRGSHYREDYPDRDERWKRSIVLNKNRDFRYIKR, from the coding sequence ATGGCAAGCGAGATAATTGAATGCGATGTACTGGTTATAGGGTCTGGCGGTGCAGGTTGCAGGGCCGCCATAGAAGCCCATAAACATGACTTAGATGTTATAATAGTTTCAAAGGGTTTATCATTCAGATCTGGATGTACAATTCTGGCAGAAGGAGGATACAACGCGGCATTTGGATACGTTGATACTGAGGACAGTTTTGAAGCCCACATCCACGACACGTTGAAGGGAGGGGCGTACCTCAACGATTCTAAACTGGTTAAGATCCTGGTTGAGCAGGCACCAGAACGGCTCATGGAACTTGAAAGCTATGGGGCATTGTTCGACAGACAGGAATCTGGAAAACTCAACCAGCGCCCATTTGGAGGCCAAACCTATAGAAGAACATGCTTCCAGGGTGACAGGACAGGTCATGAGATGATGATGGCCCTTAAAGAAGAGGTCATAAGGCAGAAAATCGAAACAGTTGATGAGGTAATGGTAACATCCCTCATCATGAACGAAGTAGGGGATGCAGTTATAGGGGCATGCGGAGTATCCCTTAGAAACTCGGATTTCATGGTTTTCAGGGCAAAATCAACCGTCATTACAACTGGAGGAGCTGGCTGGCTCTATCCTGTAACATCCAACGCTGTACAAAAAACTGGGGACGGGTACGCACTGGCCTACAATGCAGGTGCAGACCTTATTGACATGGAACAGGTACAGTTCCACCCAACAGGAATGCTTTATCCTGAATCAAGAAAAGGAGTTCTTGTAACCGAGGCGGTACGTGGTGAAGGAGGAAGACTCATCAACTCAGAAGGTGAAAGGTTCATGAAAAACTACGACCCTCGAGGAGAACTTGCAACACGTGATATTGTGGCCAGAGCAATCTACAATGAAATAAGAGAAGGTAGGGGAACGGAAAATGGGGGAGTTTACCTTGATGTAACCCATCTGCCTGCAGAGCTCATTGAAGAGAAGCTTGAAACCATGTTACTGCAGTTCCAGGACGTGGGAGTTGACATCCGAAAGGAACCAATGGAGGTTGCACCCACAGCACACCACTTCATGGGCGGTTCAAGAATAAATCCACTTTGTGAGACAAAGGTCAAAAATCTCTACGCTGCAGGTGAGGCTGCAGGAGGTGTTCACGGTGCAAACAGATTAGGTGGAAATGCCCTTGCAGAAACCCAGGTATTTGGGAAAATAGCCGGAGAATCAGCCGCTAAAAACGCCTTAAAAACAGAGTTCAGCTCTAACAATGGGTTTGTAAATGCAGAAGAGGAAAGAATTCATTCACTCTTTAAAGATGGTGATTATTACCCTCATGAAATTAAAAAAGAGCTTAGAGAAACCATGTGGAACAACGTGGCCATAATAAGAAATGAAACTGATTTGAAAGTGGCAATGGGTAAATTAATGGAGATTAAAGAGAAGATCGCAAATATGAAGGTGCCTGAGGGTACAGGTTTCAATAAAAATCTTCAAGATGCCCTTGAGATTGAAAACATGCTCATTGTTGCAGCTCTTACCACAGAATCGGCATTGATGCGCCGTGAAAGTCGTGGATCTCATTACAGGGAGGATTATCCTGATAGGGACGAGAGATGGAAACGCAGCATAGTTTTAAACAAGAACAGGGACTTTAGGTACATAAAACGTTAG
- a CDS encoding phosphatase PAP2 family protein, protein MDTSVLDLKSKRKFAGFISAVTHPPLVAIPVFILINYFILGGNNFLFITLICLIFGTILPVIAALFWIKKRNIDIDITDRVERTFPLIFAIIFYLIGAIALYAVGAPLVTTVLMFCYFSNTLIVLFINHFWKISIHAMGVAGPAAALIYVFGYYGILFSLTIPFVMWSRVYLKKHSIWQVLAGAAYGLIVTGMQLYLLIP, encoded by the coding sequence ATGGATACCTCTGTTTTAGATTTAAAATCAAAAAGAAAATTTGCAGGATTCATATCAGCTGTCACACATCCTCCTCTGGTTGCAATACCTGTATTTATCCTTATAAACTACTTCATTCTGGGCGGGAACAACTTTCTATTTATTACGCTGATCTGTTTAATTTTTGGTACTATTTTACCTGTTATTGCGGCGCTATTTTGGATAAAAAAGAGAAATATAGATATTGACATAACAGATAGGGTTGAAAGAACTTTTCCACTAATTTTTGCCATTATCTTCTATCTCATAGGGGCCATTGCACTCTACGCTGTCGGTGCCCCCCTCGTAACAACCGTGCTCATGTTCTGCTACTTCTCAAACACGTTGATCGTACTTTTTATAAACCATTTCTGGAAGATAAGCATCCATGCAATGGGTGTCGCGGGTCCGGCAGCGGCGTTGATCTATGTTTTCGGCTATTACGGAATTTTATTCAGTCTTACAATCCCATTTGTAATGTGGAGCAGAGTTTACCTAAAAAAACACAGCATTTGGCAGGTTCTGGCAGGTGCTGCATACGGCCTGATAGTAACAGGTATGCAGTTGTACCTCCTAATTCCATGA
- the cfbD gene encoding Ni-sirohydrochlorin a,c-diamide reductive cyclase catalytic subunit produces the protein MHPRPSPIAASLYTLRDLNADVIILHGPHGCCFRTGRLLENDGVRVVTTAMSENDFVFGAAEKLEETLRKVESMFSPKLVGVVGTCASMIIGENLKEAAQNANINAKVITVESHGGFGNGDNTEGAIAVLNAAAKGGVIPYAEAERQNRMLKLATRIEKTRGMAKREYIPPSYGDNKVEVAKILLERFQNGDKIAIVLNAKKETSYLFSDLLKVQFSNIAPGNKPTIIANLDDEVGLPRIRQHAANIKKELLDAGISVDVITGGLDEYPVTGEEAVKFLSDKHFDLVVVAGVPHALPIEKLNTDTIAVTDGPRIVEPLKEMGYTYVVTELDAHAKTLGTNKIVRSDFGDVLRGIMDL, from the coding sequence TTGCATCCAAGACCAAGCCCAATAGCAGCTTCACTTTACACGTTAAGAGATTTAAATGCAGATGTTATCATACTACACGGCCCCCATGGCTGCTGTTTCAGGACTGGAAGACTACTTGAAAATGACGGTGTGCGCGTTGTAACCACTGCCATGTCTGAAAACGACTTTGTATTCGGGGCAGCTGAAAAACTCGAGGAAACCCTCCGCAAAGTTGAGTCCATGTTCTCCCCAAAACTTGTAGGGGTTGTTGGAACATGTGCAAGTATGATAATTGGGGAAAACCTTAAAGAAGCCGCTCAAAATGCCAATATAAACGCCAAGGTCATTACAGTTGAATCCCACGGAGGATTTGGAAATGGGGACAACACTGAAGGGGCCATAGCTGTTTTAAATGCCGCAGCAAAGGGTGGTGTCATACCCTACGCGGAAGCAGAGCGCCAGAACAGAATGCTTAAACTTGCAACCAGAATAGAGAAGACTAGGGGCATGGCCAAGAGGGAGTACATTCCACCATCCTACGGTGACAACAAGGTGGAAGTTGCAAAAATCCTTCTTGAAAGGTTCCAAAATGGAGATAAAATAGCAATTGTCCTCAATGCAAAAAAAGAAACCTCATACCTATTTTCAGACCTTTTAAAGGTTCAATTTAGTAACATAGCACCAGGTAATAAACCAACAATAATTGCAAACCTGGATGATGAAGTTGGGCTTCCGAGAATAAGACAGCATGCAGCTAACATTAAAAAGGAGCTTTTAGATGCTGGAATTAGCGTTGATGTAATAACTGGGGGGCTGGACGAATACCCTGTAACTGGAGAAGAAGCCGTGAAATTTTTAAGTGATAAACACTTTGATCTGGTGGTTGTTGCTGGTGTACCCCACGCTTTACCAATAGAAAAACTAAACACCGATACGATAGCTGTGACGGATGGCCCAAGGATTGTGGAACCCTTGAAGGAAATGGGATATACATACGTTGTCACGGAACTGGATGCCCATGCAAAGACCCTTGGAACAAATAAAATTGTAAGATCAGATTTTGGAGATGTTTTAAGGGGCATCATGGATTTATAG
- a CDS encoding AIR synthase-related protein — protein MDIEGFVRRAIIEQDEKSVQDNLKYKILEYKDITPQKAGEMAAAVIEEVKNTLKIEEHDDEFLKELIKYPKSEVGMGEIGVGSRGEGDFFVHRKIAEIVSSVKTSALINPSAQDDGGVVKAELGSKEAYITTAVDGIHSRLSEYPFLGGFHVARATLRDVCVMGADPVAMLSDLHLADDGDVGKLFDFTAGVCAVSELVDVPLVAGSTLRVGGDMVLGDRLVSAVGAVGVSEYPPTARKRAEAGDVILLTEGSGGGTITTTALYHGMFDVIRETMNVSFIKASEAIFNAGLLPKVHAMTDVTNGGLRGDAHEIASTTGLGLTFFEDKIRDMVNPKVLEMLEKLDIDPLGVSVDSLMIIAPKDVATEVKKVISSVGVRIDEIGYVDESGKSKLMKDGVEEELKPLFREAAYTKIKKIVGDIEPEDFNAMKDKVQKAALDAIDKKDKVVDMIKGNE, from the coding sequence GTGGACATAGAAGGCTTCGTAAGGCGCGCAATCATAGAACAAGATGAAAAATCCGTTCAAGATAACCTAAAATACAAAATACTTGAATACAAGGACATAACCCCTCAAAAAGCTGGTGAAATGGCCGCCGCAGTAATTGAAGAGGTTAAAAACACCCTTAAAATCGAAGAACATGACGATGAATTCCTCAAAGAACTCATAAAATATCCAAAATCCGAAGTTGGAATGGGTGAAATAGGTGTGGGATCCCGTGGCGAGGGAGATTTCTTCGTACACAGAAAGATTGCAGAAATAGTATCCAGCGTCAAAACCAGCGCACTGATAAATCCATCAGCCCAGGACGATGGAGGAGTTGTTAAGGCAGAATTAGGATCTAAAGAGGCTTACATTACAACTGCAGTTGACGGTATTCATTCCAGATTGAGCGAATACCCCTTCCTTGGAGGTTTTCACGTTGCAAGAGCCACCTTAAGAGATGTTTGTGTAATGGGGGCAGACCCAGTTGCAATGCTGAGCGACCTGCACCTTGCAGACGACGGAGACGTGGGTAAACTCTTCGACTTTACAGCAGGAGTCTGCGCAGTATCAGAACTTGTGGATGTACCTCTTGTAGCCGGAAGCACACTACGAGTTGGAGGGGACATGGTTTTAGGCGACAGACTCGTAAGTGCAGTGGGTGCAGTTGGAGTATCTGAGTATCCGCCAACCGCAAGGAAACGTGCAGAAGCCGGAGATGTCATACTCCTCACAGAAGGCTCTGGAGGAGGTACAATAACCACAACAGCCCTCTATCATGGGATGTTCGATGTTATACGGGAAACAATGAACGTAAGTTTCATCAAAGCTTCTGAAGCCATATTCAATGCAGGGTTGCTGCCTAAAGTTCATGCAATGACAGATGTTACAAATGGAGGTCTCAGGGGAGATGCCCATGAAATAGCAAGCACAACAGGGCTTGGATTAACCTTCTTCGAGGATAAGATCAGGGACATGGTGAATCCAAAGGTGCTTGAAATGCTTGAAAAGCTGGACATAGACCCACTCGGTGTTTCTGTGGATTCACTGATGATAATAGCACCGAAAGATGTTGCAACAGAGGTTAAAAAAGTTATATCCTCGGTTGGTGTCCGTATAGATGAGATAGGTTATGTTGATGAAAGCGGTAAATCCAAGCTCATGAAAGATGGTGTTGAAGAGGAATTGAAACCACTTTTCAGGGAAGCAGCTTACACCAAGATAAAAAAAATCGTTGGGGATATTGAACCTGAAGATTTCAACGCTATGAAAGATAAAGTTCAAAAAGCAGCTCTTGATGCCATAGATAAGAAGGATAAAGTTGTGGATATGATAAAAGGGAATGAATAG
- the sepS gene encoding O-phosphoserine--tRNA ligase, with product MKRKEIVRLAKKDFEKAWVETAKTLKKPHHDDEYPRIHLKTGKSHMLYDAIEELRQAYLKLGFDETVNPLFIDDNHVYRQFGPEAPAVLDRCFYLAGLPRPDIGIGMDKIEKIESLGVELDEAKIQSIQDVFRHYKKGDTSGDDLVQDVSCAIDVSNDLGLRILEKVFPELRELTPVASGTTLRSHMTSGWFITLESLHNKSKLPIKLFSIDRCFRREQREDASHLMTYHSASCVWADDELSLDVGMAVSESLLEHFGFEKFKFLPDEKRSKYYIPETQTEVYGYHPKLREWVEVATFGMYSPIALARYGIDKDVMNLGVGAERIAMILHNQEDVRAMVYSQTYGKWNITDRELATMLRINYYPVSPDGRALMDHLLRTWRQHGDAVSPCEFTAFKGEFMGKNIEVKVVEPEKGTKLLGPASWNAIYIYDGNIIGVPLKSNTEDKLALSAVEKGIPTNISYMDGFAAQAAYKIEEMVVSGTDSTKLRTTISRSISDINLRLDDVALNYITSKNKVIDVRGPIFSTITCEIVE from the coding sequence TTGAAGAGAAAGGAAATAGTAAGGCTTGCAAAGAAAGATTTTGAAAAGGCATGGGTTGAAACGGCCAAAACCCTGAAAAAGCCCCATCATGACGATGAATATCCAAGGATCCATCTAAAAACTGGTAAAAGTCACATGCTCTACGACGCCATCGAAGAGCTCAGACAGGCGTATTTAAAACTGGGATTTGATGAAACTGTAAACCCTCTCTTCATAGACGATAACCATGTTTACAGACAGTTCGGCCCAGAGGCTCCAGCAGTTCTTGACAGGTGTTTTTATCTTGCAGGACTTCCAAGGCCAGATATTGGAATTGGAATGGACAAGATTGAGAAAATTGAAAGTCTCGGCGTTGAACTTGACGAGGCCAAGATTCAGAGCATCCAGGATGTTTTCAGGCATTACAAGAAGGGAGATACAAGTGGGGATGACCTGGTACAGGATGTTTCATGTGCCATTGATGTATCAAATGATCTGGGACTTCGAATACTCGAAAAAGTGTTCCCAGAGCTCAGGGAACTTACCCCTGTGGCCAGCGGCACAACCCTCAGATCCCACATGACATCAGGATGGTTCATAACACTCGAATCCCTCCATAATAAGAGTAAACTACCTATAAAACTTTTCTCAATAGACAGATGCTTTAGAAGAGAACAGAGAGAGGATGCAAGCCATCTTATGACCTATCATTCGGCTTCATGTGTTTGGGCGGATGATGAACTGTCCCTTGACGTGGGAATGGCAGTATCTGAGAGTCTTCTGGAACACTTTGGCTTTGAGAAGTTTAAATTCCTGCCCGACGAGAAGAGATCCAAGTATTACATCCCTGAAACTCAAACAGAGGTTTACGGATACCATCCAAAACTTAGAGAGTGGGTGGAGGTTGCAACCTTCGGAATGTACTCCCCAATTGCCCTTGCAAGGTACGGTATAGACAAGGACGTTATGAACCTTGGAGTTGGGGCAGAGAGGATCGCAATGATACTGCACAACCAGGAAGATGTTCGTGCAATGGTTTATTCTCAAACCTACGGAAAATGGAATATAACCGACAGGGAACTTGCAACCATGCTTCGAATAAACTACTATCCTGTAAGTCCTGATGGCAGGGCTTTGATGGATCATCTACTAAGAACATGGAGGCAACATGGGGATGCAGTTTCTCCCTGTGAATTCACAGCCTTTAAAGGGGAATTCATGGGTAAAAACATTGAAGTTAAAGTTGTAGAACCTGAAAAGGGTACAAAACTCCTTGGACCTGCCTCATGGAATGCTATTTACATCTACGACGGCAACATAATCGGTGTACCCCTTAAATCAAATACGGAAGATAAACTTGCTTTAAGTGCTGTAGAAAAGGGAATTCCAACTAACATAAGTTACATGGACGGTTTTGCAGCCCAGGCAGCATACAAGATAGAGGAGATGGTTGTTAGTGGAACTGATAGTACTAAACTCAGAACAACAATATCCAGATCCATCTCTGACATAAATTTAAGGCTTGATGATGTAGCATTGAATTATATAACGAGTAAAAACAAGGTTATAGATGTTAGGGGCCCTATTTTCTCCACAATAACCTGTGAAATTGTGGAGTAA